One Chitinivibrionales bacterium genomic region harbors:
- a CDS encoding aminotransferase class I/II-fold pyridoxal phosphate-dependent enzyme has protein sequence MKLDAQARQLNQIIKAENRHVHAMLSEKGRNIFFPKRGILAQTAEASGKAINATIGTALEDSGSPMCLESLLKQLNLQKKNIFSYAPSPGRPEIRAIWKDMLYKKNPSLAGKQVSLPVVTSALTHGLSMAGYLFCGNNDSVVIPDLYWENYDLIFCHGCGSSIATYPTFKGEAYNVAGMAKRLNCLPKGKKIALLNFPNNPTGYTVTVSEAQAIKDALVKAADAGNDIVVFVDDAYFGLVYGDGIIKESLFAMLADAHERILAVKFDGPTKEDYVWGFRVGFVTFGIKGGTPQLYGALEAKLAGAIRGNISNASNIGQSLLLNAYADPQYWQEKQAKYCMLRARYQKMREIFKAHPEYAEVMRPLPFNSGYFMCVELAAGNAEAVRQKLLAAYDTGIIAFGNLIRIAFSSTPLPLLEKLLDNIYRAGRETRKG, from the coding sequence ATGAAACTCGATGCGCAGGCAAGACAGCTCAACCAGATCATCAAAGCCGAAAACAGGCACGTGCATGCCATGCTGTCGGAAAAGGGGAGAAACATCTTTTTTCCCAAGCGCGGGATACTTGCCCAGACCGCCGAGGCGTCGGGCAAGGCGATCAACGCCACCATCGGCACGGCGCTCGAGGACAGCGGCTCGCCCATGTGCCTGGAATCTTTGTTGAAGCAGCTCAACCTGCAGAAGAAGAACATCTTCTCGTACGCGCCGAGCCCGGGCAGGCCGGAGATCCGCGCCATTTGGAAGGACATGCTTTACAAAAAGAACCCGTCGCTCGCTGGGAAGCAGGTGAGCCTTCCGGTGGTGACGAGCGCGCTCACACACGGGCTTTCCATGGCCGGATATCTGTTCTGCGGCAATAACGATTCGGTGGTCATACCGGATTTGTACTGGGAAAACTACGACCTTATCTTTTGCCATGGGTGCGGTTCTTCCATCGCGACGTATCCGACTTTTAAAGGCGAGGCGTACAATGTCGCGGGAATGGCAAAACGGCTCAATTGCTTGCCAAAAGGAAAAAAGATCGCGCTCCTGAACTTTCCCAACAATCCCACCGGGTACACCGTGACCGTTTCGGAGGCGCAGGCAATAAAAGATGCGCTTGTCAAGGCGGCAGACGCCGGCAACGACATCGTGGTGTTTGTCGACGACGCGTATTTCGGCCTGGTCTATGGGGACGGCATCATCAAGGAATCGCTCTTTGCCATGCTCGCGGACGCGCACGAGCGCATCCTGGCCGTCAAGTTCGACGGCCCGACCAAGGAGGACTACGTGTGGGGTTTCAGGGTGGGATTCGTCACCTTCGGGATAAAAGGCGGCACGCCGCAATTATACGGGGCGCTCGAGGCCAAGCTCGCCGGCGCGATCCGCGGGAACATCTCCAACGCGTCGAACATCGGCCAGTCGCTGCTGCTCAACGCCTACGCCGACCCGCAGTACTGGCAGGAAAAACAGGCGAAGTACTGCATGCTCAGGGCGCGATATCAGAAAATGCGTGAAATTTTCAAGGCGCATCCCGAATATGCCGAAGTGATGCGGCCGCTTCCGTTCAACTCGGGGTATTTCATGTGCGTGGAGCTTGCGGCCGGCAACGCCGAGGCCGTGCGGCAGAAACTCCTTGCGGCATACGACACCGGCATCATCGCGTTCGGAAACTTAATCCGCATCGCCTTCTCCTCGACGCCGCTTCCCCTGCTCGAAAAGCTTCTTGACAATATCTACAGGGCCGGCAGGGAAACGCGGAAGGGTTGA
- a CDS encoding DGQHR domain-containing protein, translating to MLATRIRQKDAVFYFVSYPAEELLEKVRFISRFYGEGESIKPEEVPEGDEIAAYIEKIEKTDKAFQRALSRQKIRAIKNFYDTAVSQPPIPGTVLLFTGEKLEFSAIDKTGNMGNLRDPDGRYLIIDGQHRLAALQFYLKEKAAEAPTVHVPCIVFDAKTEDFATEMFVIINSTATRINKSHLIDLYEKVSWASPDRKLAAKIVEKLYSESDSPLRYRINRLGGRSRQEKWILQAELFNEVHRWITEDDPGLAKKSDDLGRLAERHYRAVRDFLKAAERVWGDAWGNPDFMVTKPVTIKAMLRILPYLISDTAITEEEEERGKLWEKRLSGWAELQKSFRNEGFYERFPAKGQVERVSRVFRELKKAAGISD from the coding sequence ATGCTCGCCACAAGGATCCGCCAGAAAGACGCGGTGTTTTATTTCGTTTCGTATCCGGCCGAGGAACTGCTCGAAAAGGTCCGCTTCATCAGCCGCTTTTACGGCGAGGGCGAGTCGATCAAGCCCGAGGAAGTGCCGGAGGGCGACGAGATCGCCGCGTACATCGAGAAAATCGAGAAGACCGACAAGGCGTTCCAACGCGCGCTGTCGCGGCAGAAGATCAGGGCCATCAAGAACTTTTACGACACCGCGGTCTCGCAGCCGCCCATCCCCGGCACGGTGCTGCTGTTCACCGGCGAGAAGCTGGAGTTCTCCGCAATTGACAAAACAGGAAACATGGGCAACCTGCGCGATCCCGACGGCAGGTACCTCATCATCGACGGGCAGCACCGGCTCGCGGCGCTGCAGTTCTACCTCAAGGAAAAGGCCGCCGAGGCGCCCACGGTGCACGTGCCCTGCATCGTTTTCGACGCCAAGACCGAGGACTTCGCCACCGAGATGTTCGTGATCATCAATTCCACGGCCACGCGCATCAACAAGAGCCATCTTATTGACTTATACGAAAAAGTCTCCTGGGCGTCGCCCGACCGCAAGCTCGCGGCGAAGATCGTTGAAAAACTGTATTCCGAATCCGACAGCCCGCTGCGCTACCGCATCAACCGGCTGGGAGGCCGCTCGCGCCAGGAGAAATGGATTTTGCAGGCGGAGCTGTTCAACGAGGTCCACCGCTGGATCACCGAGGACGATCCGGGCCTTGCGAAGAAGTCCGACGACCTGGGCCGGCTCGCCGAGCGCCACTACCGCGCGGTGCGCGATTTTCTCAAGGCGGCCGAGCGCGTGTGGGGCGATGCGTGGGGGAATCCCGACTTCATGGTCACCAAGCCCGTCACCATCAAGGCCATGCTCCGCATACTGCCGTATTTGATTTCAGACACCGCAATCACCGAGGAAGAAGAGGAACGCGGCAAGCTCTGGGAAAAACGCCTTTCGGGCTGGGCCGAGCTGCAGAAGAGCTTCCGCAACGAGGGATTCTATGAAAGGTTTCCGGCCAAGGGGCAAGTGGAGAGAGTGTCAAGGGTGTTCAGGGAATTGAAGAAGGCGGCGGGGATTAGCGATTAG
- a CDS encoding C25 family cysteine peptidase, protein MKKIFVVPVLIASTAFALYGANEVITNFKDPTIVCDYLIIATKDFAGPAVTLAQHRNSFKYDDVENAKVAYLEDILTAFPGYDYNHRNMTLWTALKWAKTNWKSTFKYLVLIGTDNFVFNPADTSVASNGLMPTWYSTNTYDLLNYLNMVYINPSPDLPWGEPFPCPISDDGYSSLTSSSPPENFFMGPGDTGISIGRIPASTPLLCSLYVEKVKRFDLARPKGPWRNNVLVIADDGAKKGINDPLQSVFQANAEEIVNNSLQGYMVRKRYLSAFPWDQFYEKPAARSAIIESINNGTGWAFFYGYGGAQELTNEFALDGESVMDFTNDSMPFVFLSFTSTNGSILGAQNPSLTPMCQRYLFSKNNGAIVYIANPFESYASSDAEIGQAIFSELKKNSHASVGTILARAKATLMTATVYSSPPAAEYFLLGDPALRVSTGAIDLSVKSSPDSAPVNLILSHQASALNTNYSVTFTVRDSIPSDSASSAGFNMSYFCDSAIDTVSGIFHDSVSIPLPQSYQKPLKAIVYVWNDTADGRAEITIGAGAANPVSQPLAKKEVLGKPVLSKIRGALVIANLLPGLHQIRIFDIRGRIVFTGEAVANLGKIAINVGGKNLGSGRYILQLRSKNAETNLPFVHVAGE, encoded by the coding sequence ATGAAAAAAATCTTTGTGGTACCGGTACTCATTGCAAGCACCGCATTCGCTCTCTACGGCGCAAATGAGGTGATTACGAATTTCAAGGACCCGACGATTGTGTGCGACTACTTGATTATTGCGACAAAAGATTTTGCCGGACCGGCAGTCACTTTGGCGCAGCACAGGAACTCGTTCAAGTACGACGACGTGGAAAACGCGAAGGTGGCGTACCTGGAGGACATTTTGACGGCGTTCCCGGGTTATGATTACAATCACCGGAATATGACATTGTGGACGGCGCTCAAGTGGGCAAAGACAAACTGGAAATCGACTTTTAAATATTTAGTTCTTATTGGAACGGACAATTTTGTCTTCAATCCGGCGGACACGAGCGTTGCAAGCAATGGATTGATGCCGACGTGGTATTCAACTAACACCTACGACTTGCTTAATTACTTAAACATGGTGTATATCAACCCGTCACCCGATCTTCCATGGGGGGAACCCTTCCCATGCCCAATTTCCGATGATGGGTATTCGAGTCTTACATCATCGAGTCCTCCAGAAAACTTTTTCATGGGACCCGGCGACACTGGTATTTCAATCGGCAGGATACCGGCGTCTACGCCCTTGCTCTGCAGCCTGTATGTTGAAAAAGTCAAGCGGTTCGATCTTGCGCGCCCAAAAGGTCCTTGGCGTAACAATGTGCTTGTAATTGCCGACGATGGCGCAAAAAAGGGAATTAATGACCCACTGCAGAGTGTATTTCAGGCAAATGCCGAAGAGATAGTAAATAATTCACTGCAGGGGTACATGGTCAGGAAACGCTACCTTTCGGCATTTCCGTGGGACCAATTTTATGAAAAACCAGCAGCGAGATCGGCAATTATTGAGTCAATTAATAATGGAACTGGATGGGCATTTTTCTATGGATACGGGGGCGCGCAGGAGCTAACGAATGAATTTGCTTTGGATGGCGAAAGTGTTATGGATTTTACAAACGACTCAATGCCATTTGTTTTTCTGTCCTTCACATCGACAAACGGATCAATTCTGGGGGCTCAAAATCCATCTCTAACGCCAATGTGTCAGAGATACCTCTTTAGCAAGAACAATGGTGCGATTGTTTACATAGCCAATCCTTTTGAATCATATGCAAGCTCCGATGCGGAAATCGGACAGGCTATTTTCTCCGAATTGAAAAAGAATTCTCATGCAAGCGTGGGCACTATTCTGGCGAGGGCAAAAGCGACATTAATGACTGCAACGGTTTATTCCTCACCTCCGGCCGCCGAGTATTTCTTGTTGGGCGATCCGGCCCTTCGTGTTAGCACCGGCGCTATCGACCTATCTGTCAAATCTTCGCCCGATTCTGCTCCGGTTAATTTAATTCTTTCTCACCAGGCCAGTGCCTTAAACACAAACTACTCAGTCACCTTTACCGTCCGCGATTCCATACCTTCCGATTCAGCCTCCAGTGCAGGATTTAACATGTCTTATTTCTGCGACAGCGCGATTGACACCGTCTCGGGTATTTTCCACGACAGTGTAAGCATTCCCCTTCCGCAATCATACCAGAAACCGCTCAAGGCCATTGTTTATGTCTGGAACGACACCGCGGACGGCCGCGCTGAAATAACCATCGGCGCCGGAGCAGCAAACCCGGTTTCACAGCCGCTTGCGAAAAAGGAAGTGCTGGGAAAGCCGGTGTTGAGTAAAATCCGCGGAGCGCTTGTGATTGCAAACCTGCTGCCGGGGCTCCATCAGATACGCATTTTCGACATACGGGGAAGAATCGTCTTTACCGGCGAGGCCGTCGCGAACTTGGGGAAAATAGCAATCAATGTTGGCGGAAAGAACTTGGGCTCGGGACGCTACATTCTGCAATTGCGCAGCAAGAACGCCGAGACGAATTTGCCGTTTGTCCATGTGGCGGGGGAGTAG
- the folB gene encoding dihydroneopterin aldolase yields MPLVKMTIVDLLLRTVIGDNEWERDVKQDVILNISFEFDASRAVASDALADTVNYKQLKRKIIAEVENSHYRLIEKLAARVLSIVMEDPRVTGATVRVDKPQALRYARSVAVEVSERR; encoded by the coding sequence ATGCCCCTTGTAAAAATGACCATCGTCGACCTGCTGCTCCGCACCGTGATCGGCGACAACGAGTGGGAGCGCGACGTGAAGCAGGACGTGATCCTGAACATCAGCTTTGAGTTCGACGCGTCAAGGGCCGTGGCATCGGACGCGCTGGCCGACACCGTGAATTATAAGCAGTTGAAACGGAAAATCATCGCCGAAGTGGAGAACTCGCACTACCGCCTGATCGAAAAGCTCGCGGCGCGGGTGCTTTCCATCGTCATGGAGGACCCGCGCGTGACAGGCGCGACCGTGCGCGTTGACAAGCCGCAGGCGCTGCGGTACGCCAGGAGCGTGGCGGTGGAAGTGAGTGAGAGAAGGTAA
- a CDS encoding HAD family hydrolase — protein sequence MATTPLSPFYGIIFDLDGTLYVLRWFMKPLIFFRLFPGGMRLPRFLAVREKFAGRDMGDRERLLAAVGGEFGRGERMPAEQAKQWITDRFYPAFVAIMPFFRFSRPFIRRLLGALREKGVRLAVLSDYGCVKERLEKLGLSPTIFDAVSSCEDAGALKPHPRPLLAIAEKWGIAPGQILVLGDRADTDGAAAKNAGMQFIRVADSLLLPQGAMRWGTISRMLLS from the coding sequence ATGGCCACGACACCGTTGTCGCCGTTTTACGGCATCATCTTCGACCTTGACGGCACGCTCTACGTGCTGCGGTGGTTCATGAAGCCGCTCATATTCTTCCGGCTTTTTCCCGGCGGCATGCGGCTGCCCCGGTTTCTTGCGGTGCGCGAAAAATTCGCCGGCCGTGACATGGGCGATCGCGAACGGCTGCTCGCCGCGGTCGGCGGCGAGTTCGGCCGCGGGGAACGCATGCCGGCGGAGCAGGCGAAACAATGGATCACCGACAGGTTTTACCCCGCGTTCGTGGCGATCATGCCGTTCTTCCGCTTCTCACGGCCTTTCATCCGCAGGCTCCTGGGCGCGCTCAGGGAAAAAGGCGTCAGGCTCGCGGTTCTGTCCGATTACGGCTGCGTCAAGGAGCGGCTCGAAAAACTCGGGCTTTCCCCAACGATCTTTGACGCTGTTTCGTCGTGCGAGGATGCGGGCGCGCTCAAACCGCACCCGAGGCCGCTGCTTGCCATTGCGGAAAAATGGGGCATCGCCCCCGGCCAGATCCTGGTGCTCGGAGACCGGGCCGACACCGACGGCGCGGCGGCCAAAAACGCGGGCATGCAGTTTATAAGGGTCGCAGATTCATTGCTGCTTCCTCAAGGCGCAATGAGGTGGGGAACTATTAGCAGGATGTTGCTATCGTGA
- a CDS encoding peptidase U32 family protein — protein MKDTKPRRKMELLAPAGTVESFRAAIDAGANAVYLGLTGFNARLRARNFTVKTLSYAVPFAHDRNVKVYVTFNTLVKQAELESAVHFLYQLEQIGVDAIIVQDLGIAIIIRKNFPRLRLHASTQMSVHNTSGLEACRRLDIRRAVAARELTIAEIGKLCAAGGVEIEAFAHGALCYSLSGMCLASSFFGGMSGNRGRCTQVCRRAFDKVPAAGEAAGYFFSPNDLWAIDLLPQLADAGVASLKIEGRMKGAQYVRTVVAAYRMALDNPQKTTAAKEMLRHDMGRRKTRLFLEGALQEGIIDAKNPAGTGIYIGKVEKSSPREITIISNEDLNVGDLLRVQPRSGGEGVMAAVRSCSIKGGVLTVSLDKEIACLPGDSVYLVGRGGENEKEETNLAARPAQYRERCPEARKIMQDSMAKITTDKNRDRRLFVKIDSYGWLPLVNKPEIGGIVCAFDKEDMRRLMHDGPARERLGRAAYIEPPPFVAEEDLGPWRRIIQTLCKDGPCGLMCQNLGHVLLEPGVKRLRADYLLWCVNRASQASYAALGLSHFTYSLEDDSMNIRNCFSQNGMIYLFTHVPLFISRIRPVLEAGGHVVDRLGRQTMTREKNGLHYLLAEETASLFNKRQWFEELGIQTFCIDLSFMKPDGKVLDEIVDCYKNEKKYPGSCLFNFKGGLK, from the coding sequence ATGAAAGATACTAAACCCCGCCGCAAAATGGAACTTCTCGCTCCTGCCGGGACCGTGGAAAGCTTTCGCGCCGCCATCGACGCGGGCGCAAACGCGGTATACCTCGGCCTCACCGGGTTCAACGCGCGGCTGCGCGCCCGGAACTTCACCGTGAAGACCCTGTCGTACGCGGTGCCGTTTGCGCACGACAGGAACGTTAAGGTATATGTGACCTTCAACACGCTTGTCAAGCAGGCGGAGCTGGAGTCAGCCGTGCATTTTTTGTACCAGCTTGAGCAGATCGGCGTTGACGCGATCATCGTACAGGATCTGGGCATTGCCATCATAATCAGAAAAAACTTTCCGCGCTTGCGCCTGCACGCGAGCACGCAGATGAGCGTGCACAACACCTCGGGGCTTGAAGCGTGCAGACGGCTCGACATACGGCGCGCCGTGGCTGCGCGCGAGCTCACGATCGCGGAAATTGGGAAACTGTGCGCGGCGGGCGGCGTGGAGATCGAAGCGTTTGCGCACGGCGCACTGTGCTATTCGCTCTCCGGCATGTGCCTTGCGTCGAGCTTTTTCGGCGGCATGAGCGGCAACCGCGGCAGGTGCACCCAGGTCTGCAGGCGCGCCTTCGACAAGGTACCTGCCGCCGGAGAGGCTGCCGGATATTTTTTCTCGCCCAATGATTTGTGGGCCATCGACCTGCTTCCGCAATTGGCCGACGCGGGCGTTGCCAGCCTTAAGATCGAGGGACGCATGAAGGGCGCGCAGTACGTACGGACCGTTGTGGCCGCTTACCGGATGGCGCTTGACAATCCGCAAAAGACCACCGCGGCAAAAGAAATGCTGCGCCATGACATGGGCCGGAGAAAAACCAGGCTGTTTCTTGAGGGGGCCTTGCAGGAAGGGATCATTGATGCGAAAAATCCCGCGGGCACCGGCATCTATATCGGAAAGGTGGAAAAATCATCGCCGCGGGAAATCACGATAATCTCAAATGAAGATCTAAATGTGGGAGACCTTTTGCGCGTCCAGCCTCGGAGCGGCGGGGAAGGCGTCATGGCGGCGGTGAGAAGCTGTTCAATCAAGGGCGGTGTGCTAACGGTTTCGCTTGACAAGGAGATCGCGTGCCTGCCCGGTGATTCGGTATATCTGGTCGGCCGGGGCGGTGAGAATGAAAAAGAAGAAACGAACCTGGCCGCGCGGCCCGCGCAGTACCGGGAACGCTGTCCCGAGGCGCGGAAAATCATGCAAGACAGCATGGCAAAAATTACAACGGACAAAAACAGGGACAGGAGACTTTTTGTCAAAATTGATTCGTACGGCTGGCTGCCGCTGGTGAACAAGCCTGAAATCGGCGGGATCGTCTGCGCTTTTGACAAAGAAGACATGCGCCGCCTCATGCACGACGGCCCGGCGCGCGAACGCCTCGGCCGTGCGGCGTATATTGAGCCGCCGCCGTTCGTTGCCGAGGAAGACCTCGGCCCGTGGCGCCGCATCATCCAGACGCTGTGCAAGGACGGCCCGTGCGGACTCATGTGCCAGAACCTGGGGCATGTTTTGCTCGAACCCGGCGTCAAACGCCTGCGCGCCGATTATTTGCTCTGGTGCGTCAACCGTGCATCGCAGGCCTCATACGCCGCCCTCGGGCTGTCGCATTTCACCTATTCGCTCGAAGACGATTCCATGAATATTCGGAATTGTTTTTCACAAAACGGCATGATCTACCTTTTCACGCATGTGCCGCTGTTCATTTCGCGGATAAGGCCCGTGCTCGAGGCGGGGGGCCATGTTGTTGACAGATTGGGAAGACAAACAATGACAAGGGAGAAAAACGGGCTGCATTATCTCCTGGCCGAAGAGACCGCGAGCCTTTTCAACAAGCGGCAATGGTTCGAGGAATTGGGGATTCAGACATTTTGTATTGATTTGAGTTTTATGAAGCCGGATGGAAAAGTTTTGGATGAAATAGTAGATTGCTATAAAAACGAGAAAAAATATCCTGGATCGTGTTTGTTTAATTTCAAGGGTGGACTGAAATAA